The following proteins come from a genomic window of Frankia casuarinae:
- the rpmJ gene encoding 50S ribosomal protein L36: MKVKPSVKKICDKCKVIRRHGRVMVICDNLRHKQRQG, translated from the coding sequence GTGAAGGTCAAGCCCAGCGTCAAGAAGATCTGCGACAAGTGCAAGGTGATCCGTCGCCACGGGCGAGTCATGGTCATCTGCGACAACCTTCGTCACAAGCAGCGTCAGGGCTGA
- the rpsM gene encoding 30S ribosomal protein S13 — protein sequence MARLSGVDLPREKRVEIALTYIFGIGRSRSRDTLAATAVNPDTRVRDLSEEEIVRLRDWIDANYRVEGDLNREIKQDIRRKMEIGCYQGLRHRRNLPVHGQRTHTNARTRKGPRRAIAGKKKAGKK from the coding sequence ATGGCACGCCTCTCCGGCGTCGACCTTCCCCGCGAGAAGCGGGTTGAGATCGCTCTGACCTACATCTTCGGAATCGGCCGCAGCCGCTCCCGAGACACCCTCGCCGCCACCGCGGTCAACCCGGACACGCGTGTTCGTGATCTGAGCGAGGAAGAGATCGTCAGGCTGCGCGACTGGATCGACGCGAACTACCGGGTCGAGGGTGACCTCAACCGGGAGATCAAGCAGGACATCCGCCGCAAGATGGAGATCGGGTGCTACCAGGGGCTCCGTCACCGGCGTAACCTGCCCGTCCACGGCCAGCGCACGCACACCAACGCGCGCACCCGCAAGGGCCCGCGCCGCGCCATCGCCGGCAAGAAGAAGGCTGGCAAGAAGTAG
- the rpsK gene encoding 30S ribosomal protein S11 produces MPPKTRAAGAKKVRRKEKKNVAHGHAHIKSTFNNTIVSITDPSGNVISWASAGHVGFKGSRKSTPFAAQMAAENAARKAQEHGMRKVDVFVKGPGSGRETAIRSLQAAGLEVGAIQDVTPTPHNGCRPPKRRRV; encoded by the coding sequence ATGCCTCCCAAGACGCGCGCAGCCGGCGCCAAGAAGGTCCGGCGCAAGGAAAAGAAGAACGTCGCCCACGGACACGCTCACATCAAGAGCACGTTCAACAACACGATCGTCTCCATCACCGACCCGTCCGGGAACGTGATCTCCTGGGCTTCGGCGGGTCATGTCGGCTTCAAGGGCTCCCGCAAGTCCACGCCCTTCGCCGCCCAGATGGCGGCCGAGAACGCGGCCCGCAAGGCGCAGGAGCACGGGATGCGCAAGGTCGACGTCTTCGTGAAGGGCCCGGGTTCCGGCCGGGAGACCGCGATCCGTTCCCTGCAGGCCGCGGGGCTCGAGGTCGGTGCGATCCAGGACGTCACCCCGACCCCGCACAACGGTTGCCGCCCGCCCAAGCGGCGCAGGGTGTGA